Within the bacterium genome, the region TGAATCGGGGGTTTTCTTGAGTCTAGTCGCAATAATTATTTCAATATTTGCATTTTCATATACGGAGAATAACACAATTTCTTCTGCAAGATTACAGTTCATGATGTCATTACTTTTATTATTTGGATTTCTTTTTACATTATTTAAATCGACAATAAATCAATTTGCATCATCATTTGGTACCAAAGCATTCTATAAAAGAATGGAAGATATTTTATCCACCATATATTTTCAGTCAATCATTAAATAAATGTCAGTATGAAATTATACTTTGATGAATCAAAAAGTAGTGCTGTTATTATTGAACAGTAGAGACAAGGAATAAGAATCATACCGATGTTGGAGGGGTAAATGTGAATAATGATTTGGTATTAAAGTATATGATTATCGATTTATATAATAAGATACCCAGAAAGTTCTTCTTGGTCTTTTTCGTGATATCCATTATATGGTTATTATTTGCAGTATTTTTTGTTGATAATCGTTGGTGGTGGTTTTTGCTTGAAATCGCTATGATAGGTGTAGTGACACTGGATGCATATAGAGGTATTGTTTATAAGAGAACTATTTGGAATTTAAGAGTTAAATATGCTTTACGCTTATTTACCTCAATCTTTGCACTCTTTATTTTAGTTTGCGGTATATTTATTACAGCAAAATGGTTTTATGCGTTATTCTTTATCATTGTCCTCCTATTTATCAGTGGGTCATTAAATATAAGTAATGAAAATCCATCAAAAGATGATATCAAAATAATTAGGTATTCTCTTATAGGTTTATTTATCATAATTTTTGGTTTGTTTTGCATACCTTCATTTTTTGCTAATGCCAACACAAATCCAAAAGATCGATTTTCTTCTGAATATTCTGCTGTTTCGTCCTATCAGATATATGGTGTTGGCTTATCAGATAGGGAACATGTCATTCCCAAAAACTGGTATTCATCTGATGACAATTTCGTGAATGACTATATAAATGTGATTTGGGCAAACAAGAAAGCCAATAATAGAAGGAGTAATCTCGAATTTGCAATAATTAAAAAATCTCAAGAAAATACCTTATACGATAACGATGTAATTGTAGGTTATTTAGATGGTGAGTATTTTATGCCAACCGAAGAATTTAAAGGAGACGTAGCAAGAATTGTTCTCTATATGTATGTGACGTATAAGGATGATGGACTTTCTAAAGAACATATTAATATAGGATTAATGAAAACATGGTCTCATCAAGATCCTGTAGATGATAGAGAACGAGATAGAAATGAACTTATTTTTCAGCAATATGGATATAAAAACAAGTTCGTAAGTACACCATGGTTGGTGGGATTCATTGTCTAAATAGGTAACTATAAATACGTATGTAATAACGATCATAGAATAATCAATCAATAATATGAACCAGATAAAATCACTAAATTTAGTTATAAGACAATTTAACACTGACGATCTTGATGCTATCCATGCTTACGCTTCAGACTCTGAAGTCACCAAGTACATGCTCTTTGGTCCAAACACCATTGATGAAACAAGGGCTTTTTTGGACCACGTCATCAATCATGAATACAAAGCCATCCCCCAACGTTCCTTTGAATATGCTATTGAATACAACCATCACCTGATTGGTGCTGTATCCATCCACTTCAACGAAACTTTTGAAGAAGCTGAAATAGGATGGGTTATCAATCCCTTATATCAACGTCAAGGTTTTGCCTATGAAGCAGCAAGTACACTTATCAACTGGGCAGCAGAACATTATCCCCTTAAAAAAGTCATTGCTCATTGCGATGATCGAAACATCTCATCCTATAAATTAATGGAAAAATTAGGAATGCATCTTGAATGTATTCATAAAGATGTTAAAATTGTAAAGAAAGATGGTGTTCATCTTAGAGAAGAACGCCTTTATTCAATGAATATAACCAAGAAAGGGAATTAAGACACGATGCCAGGATACAGAGACCCAGAGATTGAAGATTTACCTCAGTTAGTTGATTTATGTTTAATGCAATATAGAATCCAAACTCACGAGAATACAGCTTTTCCAACCAGAGCAGAGATGAGACCCATCATTGAAGATGCGATGGAGCATCTGATCACCTACGGCACAGGGCTCGTCATGTTCGAGGAAGAAGACATTGACGAAGTCTATGGCTTTATGATTGGTTATAGGACAGGTCCTTTATTTGGAAAAGATTTAGGCATGCATATCCCAGTGTATGGATTTGCCATGATGGATTATGATTCAGTTGATTTTGTTGAAATGTATAAAAGAGTCTCGTTAATGTTTGTTCATGAAAACGTGTATTCTCATGCCATATCTCTCTTTCCTGTCTATAAAGAAATGATCGATGATCTATTTAACTTAGGATTTGGAAAACGATGTGTAGATGCGATGACTAAGGTTAAAAAATTACCTGCAAAGAATTTAGATATCGAAGTCACCGAAGTTTCCCTTGAGCAACTTCATGAACTGAGAGATCTTCACTACAAGCACAATATCTTTTACCGACAAACTCCTCTTTATATGCCCAAC harbors:
- a CDS encoding endonuclease — protein: MNNDLVLKYMIIDLYNKIPRKFFLVFFVISIIWLLFAVFFVDNRWWWFLLEIAMIGVVTLDAYRGIVYKRTIWNLRVKYALRLFTSIFALFILVCGIFITAKWFYALFFIIVLLFISGSLNISNENPSKDDIKIIRYSLIGLFIIIFGLFCIPSFFANANTNPKDRFSSEYSAVSSYQIYGVGLSDREHVIPKNWYSSDDNFVNDYINVIWANKKANNRRSNLEFAIIKKSQENTLYDNDVIVGYLDGEYFMPTEEFKGDVARIVLYMYVTYKDDGLSKEHINIGLMKTWSHQDPVDDRERDRNELIFQQYGYKNKFVSTPWLVGFIV
- a CDS encoding GNAT family N-acetyltransferase, with the protein product MNQIKSLNLVIRQFNTDDLDAIHAYASDSEVTKYMLFGPNTIDETRAFLDHVINHEYKAIPQRSFEYAIEYNHHLIGAVSIHFNETFEEAEIGWVINPLYQRQGFAYEAASTLINWAAEHYPLKKVIAHCDDRNISSYKLMEKLGMHLECIHKDVKIVKKDGVHLREERLYSMNITKKGN
- a CDS encoding GNAT family N-acetyltransferase; the encoded protein is MPGYRDPEIEDLPQLVDLCLMQYRIQTHENTAFPTRAEMRPIIEDAMEHLITYGTGLVMFEEEDIDEVYGFMIGYRTGPLFGKDLGMHIPVYGFAMMDYDSVDFVEMYKRVSLMFVHENVYSHAISLFPVYKEMIDDLFNLGFGKRCVDAMTKVKKLPAKNLDIEVTEVSLEQLHELRDLHYKHNIFYRQTPLYMPNKDEDALKDLTTWIQKENHHIFVAKLLDQVVGYMRIEPRGESVISFHPSIMNITGAFVDPFYRHMHIGHELMRGVMTWLKDHEYVSLGVDYESINPYANAFWKKYFKPYTFTLTRRIDERIAEFTDDDLMYALEQIDSTSH